GTAAAACTCCCAAGCTGaagattcattttttcttgttttattaatCCTCTTGCTCTGCTGCGTATCGTGCGTTTCTCCCACCTGATTTCTAAAGTGTTCATTAGGCTCATTTGTTATCATTCTGTTTGAATATAGTGAAGGGCTCTCAAAAACAGCCAAAGGTCAGATGTTTGGCAACTCTGCTTCATGAGACCCAACAGAGGACAGGGTCTCAGGTTCAAATAATTAACATTCCGTCACTGTTGCCTAACGAACCAGAAACAAAATGATGGAGAGCTGACAAATTACAAACTGATTTCTGAAAGAACGAGAATTATTTTAGCACCAAAACAACAAAGATGCAGTGACGAAGCATACCTGTTCATGAGGCTCATCTGTTTCTACCCTGTTATTTTggatcttttcttttaaatttaaaccaaCATTTGGAAAAGAGCTCTTAGAAACAGCCACTGATGGAATTTGTGATGCTTCAACTTCCTCAGACAGATTGAGCTTTGGATCCGCCTGAATTACAACAAAGTAATCACACCAATATAAGAATTTAGAAATGAAGATGAATCCACCTGCAGATTGAACCTGGACCAAATGCTAAAGCACGGGCAGCGTACAAAACACAAAGGTCACTGAAGTTCTTCTAGCAGGCCAAATTTTAGTACAGGAGTGCTTTCATAAGAAAGAGCACGACACAAATAAAGAGGCACACCTGTATCTGCAACTCCACGGTCCCTGAATTCTCGCACTTCGAATGCAAACTCGATATGATGTCATTGATCAAATTATTCTGTTCCACACTATCTTTCAAGTTTTGAAAAACTTCTGCCACATACTCAATTTCACCAACAGACTTACACTTTAGCCTGACTGCCATAGCAGCTCGAAGCCCAAGTTATGAAACTCGCACACAGAATTCAATATGTTTTGCCAGCAACATTCTGTCCTTTCTTGAGAGGATTTCTTATGCATGCTATGACATAATCTTGCATCGACGAATCAAATGTATACCAAGCAGATTCCCTAATgtttaaatcatcaaaatcgGATTGAGGTTTTTCAAGGCTCAGTCGCTGGCCTTGATTTTCTTACACTGTCAATGAGTTCCATGctacaaactttttttttccttcatgatCAATGGAATTTAAACATCATCgagctataattttttttttatcgtacgGTTTCGATCGGTTCAACCTTATAGTTTGTAGGTTTACATTAtttgtttacaaaaaaaactcacaaatcTGTTCATAACACCTTAAATTCATACCATTACCGGAATGCAGACAACTTATTCTAATGAGTTCAAGGTGAGAGATATTTTgcacatataaaaaacttaacttTATAAATAGTTGCAAGTCGAATGTTATAGTTTATTAGTTTGGATGAAGGTGATTTAACAAAGGGgtagattgaaaataaaaataataataataataataataattggatgcaattaaatattaattagagatAGATTGAATATAATTTATCTCTTTTCCCAAGACTTCAGGGCCTTAATAATTCTTTAATAAGTAAATTCATAATTGACAATCGGATGGAAAAGTCTTAAAAGAAAGTCTTCATAGAAACAGgctgaaagaaaaaacaattaactaacCATTATAGATTATTTAGCATCTTTCAAATTATCcggaaaaagatttaattttagttgACTTATAATAAGTTAATCCAAAACTATTCTTGttataagaaggaaaaaaaaaaaggagttcgTTGGCTTAGTCTGATGAATCCAATACCGTCTTATATAAATACCTACATTCTAGCACAAAAGGTTAAACTACAATGAGAATTCTAGCACAAAAGGTTAAACTATTCTTGTTATAAgggggggaaaaaaaagaggttaaatTACTATGAGCATTCTAGCACAAAAGTAGTAGAAGTAGCAAAAGAGAACATCCTAGCTGGCACAAAAGCAAGTGCTAAAGTGGTAGTAGAAGTGGGAAAAGAGAAATCCTAGTTAGCAAGCAAGTGGTAGAAGAGGGAACAGACAAATAATAGCACAAAGCagtctaggaaaaaaaaaaggactgtAACGCCAAACCACAGATCACTATAACATCTGCATTGGCTTGCTCCGATCCTATTTGAAACATATTCTAGGACACAGTCATGGGCATAGCACAAAGAATCTATGTTTCAGCAGCAACATACCTGTCCCAGCTGGTATGTGGTAGAGATGCTCCactaacttcttcttcttcggtgGTTACTTTGAATTCGCAGCTAGCAGAAATACAACCGCCAATACTCTCTCTTACCGTCAACCAAGAAACATCACAAACATCAAATTTACAGCCTTCTTCTCCGGCTACGGGTCTGGAGTCGCAGTTACCAGAAAGTACACAACCACAAGAACTCTCTCCTGCCGTCAACCAAGAGGGTACACAGCAACATCTACCgcaagagcaagagcaagagctTTCCATTACAATCAACGAGCAACCAACCAATACAGAGAGTAGTGTTAATAAGAGGGTGCCATGGGAAAAGATACTCGTGGCTTTCTGTTTCGCTTCAGCTCTGGAAATTGATCttgcatatgaaaaaaataatcaacattcAAAACCCAATCTTAAGTTCTGCTTGCGCTTTGTCTGTATCACACTTACCTTTGTTTCTCTCATTGTTTCACAGCTTATTAGCAAAAAGTTCCCTGTTGCATCCAGAATGTTAGGGAAAGTTGCCGTCGGCCTTGGTGTCACTTCGTTTTTCATCATCATCGCATCTCCATTGATGACCATGAGCCAGCTCAACTATGCTACCTAGCAAGGATACGTACCTATTCCAGATCCCTACTAGCTCCCTATATAGTGATCTGTATGTTAGTATTGCTTCCAATGTCGTCTTATATATGCAAAAGAAAGAGTGATGATGATGGTGTTTTAGGCAATGGCCAttggggatatatatatatatatatatatatatatatatatatatatatatatataatggtgtACCTTGTTTTGTACGTCACGTGATGAACTTGGTCATGAATAAGAATTTGTAGGATGATATTGTTAAACATTCGCAgtgattttatccttcattaaACTTCCTTTTTTTGTTGGTCAAATCCCTTAAACTAGTGCTTAACTTAGTTATATATGGCATACGCATGGGAGGAATTAATACATCTGAATTTGTACTTCTTTCTCTCAAATAAAAAGTAAGATTTATGAATAATTTCCATGATATATACAAGATCCCATGTTCATGTAAAAGAAAGAGTAAAAATTCGAATATatctactatattttttttcaattaatggTGCTAGGTATTTGAGTGAATTAACGAGGGGTATAAAGTGCACATAATATAATCCTCTCATTTGCATATTTCCTTGGAACTAATTGGGTGATGTAATGAAGAGATCAAAGAATCATATATGCCCATTTCCGTAGTACCATTAAGCAAGTAAAAAATGCCATTGTGGACATGAAATTTGTTAGTTAATGGAGGTAAAGGATAAGGATATTTTCCACTTGAACTACGAGTTTAATTTTGTATAGTGCAAAAATTCATTCCATGCTGGGTCTCTCCATCTGATTTAATCCCACAAGCGGGCCACAAAGCTCTACCCGATTATGTAAAGTGGATTTTTGCCTTCTCTAATCCAGAATCAATACTATACTATTTTGAAGCAATGTTTCCATATTCAATCTGTAGTGGTACTTTGCTAGTTAAGAAGTAGTCAATgactcaaatataatttaatgaacagacactattaaaaaattagttaatacaaataaaaatatatatcgaGGGATGAAAATTAGCAAATGCAAATACGTACTAAAGGTACTATCCAActaccttttgttttgctttcaataTCCCTCAATGCGTTCAAAACAAAAGGTAGTTGGataccttttgttttgctttcatcCCTCTACGCGTTGCTAGGCAGTGTAAGCAATTGTCCATGTATATACAATTGCTTTTGACCTCCTAGATAAGGCTGACGTTGTTGATAAAATTGTAGGTTGACAAGGTTATAGTAGAGAGTTGAACTCCAATTGACGTAATTAATTATCCTTTCTAGAGTCTttgtgtggttgtttttttagcaCATATAATGCTCCTAGTTCAGTGGATAGAAACTACGAACTAGTAATTATATGcgttaataaatcaataaaaaaccattaataatacttgaaaataaaatgaatatcaaTCCGGGTTAATGTTTTAtactcatgacccgggtcatgagactaaCATCACTGCATTGAAAAGATTATGAAAAGTAATTTCTAACTaacccaatgttaaaagataaaataaaaaaaaaattaatttaaaaaaatagatctaaagtaaaaaaaatatcaattaaaaagaataagggtcaaatttaacataaaaataaaatgaaataaaatgttgagggataaaatcgaaaaataaatttatttattaaaaggatagaaaaacaaatattaattaaaaaaataaatatcaactaaaatataatataagaatgagatgaaatcaaatgttaatcggcaaaattaaaaaaacataatgattaaatttaatataataaataaataaaaagaattaggcCAAAGCGATTTTCgggaaatgagagagaaaggagaagaaaatttttGCCAGAGCCCTATTGCTGCATCACTATCGAGACACATCACATCATCAAGGAAAAAGTGTATCGATACACTTTTGATacacttttaatattaaaagataaaataaaaaaattaatttaatttaaaaaaaaatctaaagcaaaaaaaatataaaaaaaaaaaataaggatcaaatttgatataaaaataaaataaaatattaaaaaataaatttatttaataaaaggaTAGATAAATATCAATCacaagaataaatattaaatataatataaaaatcaaatattaatcattaaaattaaaaaaaaatataatgattaaatttaatataataaacaaataaaaagaattagacCAAAGCGATTTTCGtggaaatgagagagaaaggagaagaaaatttttGCCAGAGCCCTATTGCTGCATCACTATCGAGACACATCACATcatcaaggaaaaaattaatttcttaattaatctattttggcctcgatagaaaaatattatttttgtcaaaagagtaataattaatttcctctcattaaaaattaaaaagctataTTTTAAACGCTTGCACATTTATCTTTTGTAGAAAACTAGTGTTTTACCCGCGCGAGatagttctttttatttaatttttttgtaattaaaatagatatctATATAAAATGttacaatttaaaatactttattagATAAACTATTCTTTCTTATTAGTATTtcttgaataaataataaaagaaattaaaatatttttttgtaaattttaaaataagtaGAAAAAAGATGTATCTCttcaatctaaaatatatttctttattaatgtatttccttttcttttaacaaagaCATTTATTTCAttagaagaattttaaaaaaaaaacatatatcaaattgattttttaatacattgatgttaaaaattaaaaatctcttATTGAGTACTTGATTTGTGTGCGACAATGAAATCCTAGTAATTGTTGATCATCACAATCTCTTATTGGTGCTTGATTTGTGGGCGACAATGAGTCATATCTTTTCATTCAATGGACCATGAAATCTTAACAAATTTCTAATCAtacccttaaaattaaaacatttttctgTGGAGATATGTATTTCGCACCCTCaagattatttaattatgtatCCACTCTTtcaattgttgttttattttcaacttcatcCCAATTGTTTTTCATATCCATACCCACACTGTTTAAAGTCATGAATTCAACTCAAAAGGAACTTTTTCTGATTCCCCGCATGCAGGCAGAACAAACTGATTCCCCGTAAAGGATTTTCAAAATCTGGAAATTGGAATTTTGTTCACTCAAGTCAATTACAGATTTCCACCAGATAGAAATTCTGATAGAGAAacacaatttattatttgttcttattaaatattaatccaTGACTATCTTGATTGAAACAACTTGCTCCATTTCACACAAGTAGGAACAATGGCAAAAAGGCCCTGCGTTAGTACCTTAGTTATAATACAGCTTCCTGCATTTCTCTCCACAGAAGTGGAAGGATCATCCATCAACAGAGAATCCTATATGTTATACAAGGCTCTTAAGAATCTAACGTGGCTGGGTGGCACAGGTAGTCTCCCACGATATATGTCAAGAAAGACTCGAAGCCGAAAGTGAGGCATGTCTTCTTGTGTAAAAGGGAAGTGATCGCAATGTGCAAGACAATCAGCATACTTCATCACAAATATGCCACAGTCTATTCGACTGTTTGTGCAACAAAAAGTTAAAACTTTTTAGAGTCGGTATCATTTTGAAGCATGTTCATATCAATATCGTTAGCTACTTACTTTGTTTGGTATGGAATATTGAGTTGCTTTAATTTCAATTGCTGTGAATTACGATAGCCCAACACTGGTAGCAGGTGCTTTTCAAGCCACTCCGAAAT
The DNA window shown above is from Populus trichocarpa isolate Nisqually-1 chromosome 4, P.trichocarpa_v4.1, whole genome shotgun sequence and carries:
- the LOC7468355 gene encoding uncharacterized protein LOC7468355 isoform X3, translating into MAVRLKCKSVGEIEYVAEVFQNLKDSVEQNNLINDIISSLHSKCENSGTVELQIQADPKLNLSEEVEASQIPSVAVSKSSFPNVGLNLKEKIQNNRVETDEPHEQATVTEC
- the LOC7468355 gene encoding uncharacterized protein LOC7468355 isoform X2, producing MAVRLKCKSVGEIEYVAEVFQNLKDSVEQNNLINDIISSLHSKCENSGTVELQIQADPKLNLSEEVEASQIPSVAVSKSSFPNVGLNLKEKIQNNRVETDEPHEQATVTECLLFEPETLSSVGSHEAELPNISPLAVFESPSPYSNRMITNEPNEHFRNQFMQNCDICADLWL
- the LOC7468355 gene encoding uncharacterized protein LOC7468355 isoform X4, giving the protein MAVRLKCKSVGEIEYVAEVFQNLKDSVEQNNLINDIISSLHSKCENSGTVELQIQADPKLNLSEEVEASQIPSVAVSKSSFPNVGLNLKEKIQNNRVETDEPHEQIS